In one Streptosporangiales bacterium genomic region, the following are encoded:
- a CDS encoding YeeE/YedE family protein: MSTTPTSAPSRRLAAAPTSSPPPAAPPLAPPNTIPLSIALVGSAALVAYVWAVHGTKPGVLLLLGLGLGLALFHSRFGFTSAWRQLVAVGNGTGLRAHAVLLGTTATLFALLIGTGTGLFGSQPEPSAGPLGIALVLGAFLFGLGMQIAGACASGTLFAVGSGQTAIVLTLGGFVVGSVLFAWQWPLVRDLPALPPFVLAEHVGWLGSWAITIGVLAVIVLASRYVQRRRVPPPVDTVPSARGIARAIRGSWPLAVGAVVLSVLGGGVLLVSGGAWGVTSAFALWGSKLLQTLGLHPETWAFWQQPMWADMLSAPILADKTSLTDIGIMLGAAVAAATAGAWTLHRRIPWRTALGAFLGGILLGIGARLAAGCNIGAYLAGIASGSLHGWVWGLAALAGTWVGLRSRTLFGLPNPKPRDTVC, from the coding sequence GTGTCCACTACTCCCACGTCCGCACCGTCTCGTCGGCTGGCCGCGGCGCCGACGTCGTCACCGCCACCCGCGGCTCCACCGCTCGCTCCCCCCAACACGATTCCGCTGAGCATCGCACTCGTCGGCAGCGCCGCGCTCGTCGCGTACGTCTGGGCCGTCCACGGCACCAAGCCGGGTGTGCTGCTGTTGCTCGGCCTGGGTCTCGGACTCGCGCTGTTCCACTCGCGGTTCGGCTTCACGTCCGCCTGGCGGCAGCTGGTGGCCGTCGGCAACGGCACGGGCCTGCGCGCTCATGCCGTGCTACTCGGCACGACGGCGACGCTGTTCGCTCTGCTCATCGGCACCGGCACCGGCCTGTTCGGCAGTCAGCCCGAACCGTCCGCGGGGCCGTTGGGCATCGCCCTGGTCCTCGGCGCGTTCCTCTTCGGCCTGGGCATGCAGATCGCCGGTGCCTGCGCCTCGGGCACCCTGTTCGCCGTCGGCTCCGGCCAGACGGCCATCGTGCTGACCCTCGGCGGCTTCGTCGTCGGATCCGTCCTGTTCGCATGGCAGTGGCCGCTCGTGCGCGACCTGCCCGCGCTCCCACCGTTCGTCCTCGCCGAGCACGTGGGGTGGCTCGGGTCGTGGGCGATCACGATCGGCGTCCTGGCGGTGATCGTCCTCGCGTCGAGGTACGTCCAGCGACGACGGGTGCCACCACCGGTCGACACCGTGCCAAGCGCCCGCGGCATCGCGCGGGCGATAAGGGGATCGTGGCCACTCGCGGTCGGTGCCGTCGTCCTGAGCGTTCTCGGGGGCGGTGTCCTCCTCGTGTCCGGCGGCGCCTGGGGCGTGACGAGCGCCTTCGCGCTCTGGGGGTCGAAGCTCCTCCAGACGCTGGGCCTCCACCCGGAGACCTGGGCCTTCTGGCAACAGCCGATGTGGGCGGACATGCTGTCGGCCCCGATCCTCGCCGACAAGACCAGCCTCACCGACATCGGCATCATGCTGGGCGCCGCGGTGGCCGCGGCCACCGCGGGAGCCTGGACGCTGCATCGCAGGATCCCCTGGCGGACCGCACTCGGCGCGTTCCTCGGCGGCATCCTGCTCGGCATCGGCGCGCGGCTCGCCGCGGGCTGCAACATCGGGGCGTACCTGGCGGGGATCGCCTCCGGCAGCCTGCACGGCTGGGTCTGGGGCCTGGCCGCCCTGGCCGGCACCTGGGTGGGCCTGCGCAGCCGCACGCTCTTCGGCCTGCCCAACCCCAAGCCACGCGACACCGTCTGCTGA
- a CDS encoding MBL fold metallo-hydrolase, producing the protein MAAEAWDEPGVYPVAEGVHRIPLSLPDDGLRAVNTFVIEDGSGVVLVDPGQYGPLARRELTEGLATLGHDLGDVRRCLATHVHRDHYTNAVALRREVGSPVSLGAGERGSLTAVRTSRVYGIEPQLRALPACGAASLVGELDPEQVGHGLPYAVWQDPDLWLEDGDTIELTSRTLRVVRTPGHTAGHVTFHDDAAGLVFAGDHVLPRITPSIGFEPVVTPLPLADFLASLRKTRDLPDGKLAAAHGPVTDSTHQRVNELLEHHAERLELTLDLVRAGTETVHDVAQGLHWTRRERKLEDLDPFNRMLAVLETKAHLDVLADRRAVRRTTSMRLLHYVPTD; encoded by the coding sequence ATGGCGGCTGAGGCGTGGGACGAGCCCGGCGTCTATCCGGTGGCCGAAGGCGTCCACCGGATCCCGCTGTCGCTCCCCGACGACGGCCTGCGTGCGGTGAACACGTTCGTCATCGAGGACGGGTCAGGCGTCGTGCTCGTCGACCCCGGCCAGTACGGTCCGCTTGCGCGACGGGAGCTCACCGAAGGGCTGGCGACGCTCGGCCACGACCTCGGCGATGTGCGCCGGTGTCTTGCCACCCACGTGCACCGCGACCACTACACCAACGCCGTTGCCCTGCGCCGCGAGGTCGGCTCCCCGGTGAGCCTGGGCGCGGGCGAGCGCGGGTCTCTGACCGCGGTGCGGACGTCACGGGTGTACGGCATCGAGCCACAGCTGCGCGCGCTCCCCGCGTGCGGCGCGGCCTCGCTGGTGGGCGAGCTGGACCCTGAACAGGTGGGGCACGGGCTGCCCTACGCCGTCTGGCAGGACCCGGACCTGTGGCTCGAGGACGGCGACACGATCGAGCTGACCTCCCGTACCTTGCGAGTCGTGCGCACGCCCGGCCACACCGCCGGACACGTGACCTTCCACGACGACGCGGCCGGGCTGGTCTTCGCCGGCGACCACGTGCTGCCCAGGATCACGCCGAGCATCGGCTTCGAGCCGGTAGTCACTCCCCTACCGCTGGCCGACTTCCTCGCCTCCCTGCGCAAGACCCGCGACCTCCCCGACGGCAAGCTGGCCGCCGCGCACGGCCCCGTCACCGACAGCACGCACCAGCGGGTGAACGAGCTGCTGGAACACCACGCCGAGCGGCTGGAGCTGACCCTCGACCTGGTCCGCGCGGGCACGGAGACCGTGCACGACGTGGCACAGGGCCTCCACTGGACCCGCAGGGAACGCAAGCTCGAGGACCTGGACCCGTTCAACCGAATGCTCGCAGTGCTGGAGACCAAGGCCCACCTCGACGTGCTCGCCGACCGACGCGCCGTCCGCCGCACCACGTCCATGAGGCTGCTGCACTACGTGCCGACAGATTGA
- a CDS encoding ATP-grasp domain-containing protein produces the protein MDKVLVANRGEIAVRVVRACADAGLASVAVYADTDRDAPHVRLADEAHSLYGSTAAETYLDADKLLDVAKATGADAVHPGYGFLSENADFAEAVLGAGLTWIGPSPQAIRDLGDKVTARHIAARAGAPLAPGTKDPVSGPDDVVAFAREFGLPVAIKAAFGGGGRGLKVARTFEEIPDLLDSAVREAVAAFGRGDCFVERYLDRSRHVEAQVLADQHGNVVVVGTRDCTLQRRHQKLVEEAPAPFLSAEQRATIHSSAKAICREAGYHGAGTVEYLVGADGTVSFLEVNTRLQVEHPVTEETTGIDLVGEQFRIAAGHRLSLSDDPRPAGHAFEFRINGEDPGNGFLPTPGRITRFHVPDGPGIRVDSGVESGTVVGEQFDSLLAKLVVSGQDRDTALARSRRALAELSVEGIATVVPFHRAVVRDPAFTAEHGFAVHTRWIETEFDGSIEPYRPPVEDDGVVVTVYVGGRALRVPLPGLRTLGEVGERIRAESGEQAARDRGAIVTGTAVATPMQGTVVKVAVTEGQRVTEGELVAVVDAMKMENPVTAHRSGVVRGLSVRVGDTSARGDVLCLVEDENGSDGG, from the coding sequence ATCGACAAGGTGCTGGTGGCCAACCGGGGCGAGATCGCAGTGCGGGTGGTCAGGGCCTGCGCGGACGCCGGTCTGGCCAGCGTCGCCGTGTACGCCGACACGGACCGCGACGCGCCGCACGTCCGGCTGGCCGACGAGGCGCACTCGCTGTACGGGTCGACCGCCGCGGAGACATACCTCGACGCCGACAAGCTGCTGGACGTGGCGAAGGCCACCGGAGCTGACGCCGTGCACCCCGGTTACGGGTTCCTGTCGGAGAACGCGGACTTCGCGGAGGCGGTGCTCGGCGCGGGGTTGACCTGGATCGGCCCGTCACCGCAGGCGATCCGTGACCTCGGTGACAAGGTGACCGCACGGCACATCGCGGCACGGGCGGGCGCACCGCTGGCACCTGGCACGAAGGACCCGGTGTCGGGACCCGACGACGTGGTGGCGTTCGCACGCGAGTTCGGGTTGCCGGTGGCGATCAAGGCGGCGTTCGGCGGTGGCGGCCGCGGACTGAAGGTGGCGCGTACCTTCGAGGAGATCCCCGACCTGCTCGACTCGGCGGTGCGCGAGGCGGTCGCCGCGTTCGGGCGTGGCGACTGCTTCGTGGAGCGCTACCTGGACAGGTCACGCCACGTCGAGGCACAGGTGCTCGCCGATCAGCACGGCAACGTGGTGGTCGTCGGCACGCGCGACTGCACCCTGCAGCGGCGGCACCAGAAGCTGGTGGAGGAAGCGCCTGCCCCGTTCCTCTCCGCCGAGCAGCGGGCGACCATCCACTCCTCGGCGAAGGCGATCTGCCGGGAAGCCGGCTACCACGGGGCGGGGACGGTGGAGTACCTCGTCGGTGCCGACGGCACGGTCTCGTTCCTCGAGGTCAACACGCGGCTGCAGGTCGAGCATCCGGTGACCGAGGAGACCACCGGCATCGACCTGGTAGGCGAGCAGTTCCGCATCGCCGCCGGGCACCGGCTGTCCCTGTCGGACGACCCGCGACCGGCGGGACATGCCTTCGAGTTCCGGATCAACGGTGAGGATCCGGGAAACGGCTTCCTGCCCACGCCCGGCAGGATCACCCGGTTCCACGTACCCGACGGCCCCGGCATCAGGGTCGACTCCGGGGTCGAGTCCGGCACCGTCGTCGGTGAGCAGTTCGACTCGCTGCTGGCCAAACTGGTCGTGTCCGGCCAGGACCGCGACACCGCACTCGCGCGCAGCAGGCGTGCTCTGGCCGAGCTGTCCGTCGAGGGCATCGCGACCGTGGTGCCGTTCCATCGCGCCGTGGTACGCGATCCCGCGTTCACCGCCGAGCACGGGTTCGCCGTGCACACCCGGTGGATCGAGACGGAGTTCGACGGCAGCATCGAGCCGTACCGGCCGCCGGTCGAGGACGACGGCGTCGTCGTCACCGTGTACGTCGGCGGCCGCGCCCTGCGGGTGCCGTTACCCGGGTTGCGCACACTCGGCGAGGTCGGCGAGCGGATCCGTGCCGAGTCGGGCGAGCAGGCGGCACGTGACCGCGGGGCGATCGTGACCGGCACCGCGGTCGCGACACCGATGCAGGGCACCGTCGTGAAGGTCGCGGTGACCGAGGGACAGCGGGTGACCGAGGGCGAGCTGGTCGCCGTCGTCGACGCGATGAAGATGGAGAACCCGGTGACCGCGCACCGTTCCGGCGTGGTCCGCGGGTTGTCCGTACGTGTCGGTGACACCAGCGCTCGGGGGGACGTGCTCTGCCTGGTCGAGGACGAGAACGGGTCCGATGGCGGCTGA
- a CDS encoding LLM class flavin-dependent oxidoreductase has protein sequence MRVGLMFPPGQDQSDVVRFARRAERLGFDYFCCGEHVFFHGPTANAFVTLAAAAGATERIRLLSALTILPAYPAALAAKLAATLDRVAHGRFELGVGVGGEYPPEFEAIGVPVAERGERADEALDLLAALFTGRRVTHHGRFTTLTDQALDPVPVQRPGPPVWVGGRRPAAIRRAARYADVWLPYLVRPERLASSLAAVRERAADLGRTPDSVRGAVYCWTAVHSDAAYARRAAVTEVGRVYRQDFTGLADLLVHGTPDQVVRRIGEYADAGARDMVFAPACPIAELDSMIDRFAAEVLPAVTATEPAPDGRRPR, from the coding sequence ATGCGGGTCGGCCTGATGTTCCCGCCCGGCCAGGACCAGTCCGACGTGGTCCGGTTCGCCAGGCGCGCCGAACGGCTGGGGTTCGACTACTTCTGCTGTGGCGAGCACGTGTTCTTCCACGGCCCGACCGCCAACGCGTTCGTCACGCTCGCCGCGGCCGCGGGCGCCACCGAGCGCATCCGGTTGCTCAGCGCGCTGACAATATTGCCCGCCTACCCCGCCGCGCTGGCCGCCAAGCTGGCGGCCACCCTCGACCGCGTCGCGCACGGCCGGTTCGAGCTCGGCGTCGGTGTCGGCGGCGAGTACCCGCCGGAGTTCGAGGCGATCGGCGTACCCGTGGCGGAACGTGGCGAGCGGGCCGACGAGGCGCTCGACCTGCTGGCGGCGCTGTTCACCGGGCGGCGGGTCACGCACCACGGTCGGTTCACGACACTGACCGACCAGGCGTTGGACCCCGTGCCGGTGCAGCGGCCGGGCCCGCCGGTGTGGGTCGGCGGGCGGCGCCCGGCGGCTATCCGGCGCGCCGCCAGGTACGCAGACGTGTGGCTGCCGTACCTGGTGCGGCCGGAACGGCTGGCCAGCAGCCTGGCCGCGGTGCGCGAACGGGCCGCAGACCTCGGTCGTACGCCGGACTCGGTGCGTGGCGCGGTGTACTGCTGGACTGCCGTGCACAGCGATGCCGCGTACGCCCGGAGGGCGGCGGTCACCGAGGTGGGCCGCGTATACCGACAGGACTTCACCGGGCTCGCGGACCTCCTGGTGCACGGCACGCCGGATCAGGTGGTCCGGCGTATCGGGGAGTACGCCGACGCGGGTGCGCGGGACATGGTGTTCGCGCCCGCCTGCCCGATCGCGGAGCTCGACTCGATGATCGACCGGTTCGCCGCCGAGGTGCTGCCCGCAGTCACCGCCACCGAGCCTGCGCCCGACGGGAGGAGGCCGCGGTGA
- a CDS encoding acyl-CoA carboxylase subunit beta translates to MTEATDTTAERVAAGIAEAETATAAALAGADSSRWTSKLPVRQRIALLLDPGSWVEDGLLANATGDRLPADGVLTGVGTVEGRPVAVIAHDFAVKAGSWGRLNCEKQIRILERADRDLLPVVYLVDSAGGRLTDQLGFFSGRRGAAAIFNLQVKLSGRVPQICCLHGPSAAGGAYMPAFTDWVGMVAGHASMYLASPRIAEKVTGERTTLEEMGGAVMHATVSGCGDEVFDSDWQVIAAARLLLSYLPDSWQSTPPTMPGAAPELESWPDGLVPLDPNTAYDVREVILRLVDAGSFFEVKSTWATELVTGFGRLDGQVVGMIANQPSVRSGAIFVDSADKAARFISLCDAFNVPLVFLQDVPGFMVGVAVERQGIIRHGAKMITAMASAEVPKFTVVLRKAYAAGFYAMCAPGFEPRVTIALPTATIGTMSPEASTNAVYANKIAAIEDPAEREAFVSARVAEQAGDFSLARMGSELVVDAVVQPGELREELLSRLRAASGWQRSGRRRHHAVSPV, encoded by the coding sequence ATGACCGAGGCGACGGACACCACCGCGGAGCGGGTCGCTGCCGGAATCGCCGAGGCCGAGACCGCGACCGCGGCGGCGTTGGCCGGCGCCGACTCGTCACGCTGGACCAGCAAGCTGCCGGTACGGCAGCGGATCGCGTTGCTGCTCGACCCGGGCAGTTGGGTAGAGGACGGTCTCCTCGCGAACGCCACCGGCGACCGGCTGCCCGCCGACGGCGTACTCACCGGCGTCGGCACAGTCGAGGGCAGGCCGGTCGCGGTGATCGCGCACGACTTCGCGGTGAAGGCCGGGTCCTGGGGCAGGCTGAACTGCGAGAAGCAGATCCGGATCCTGGAACGCGCCGACCGCGACCTGTTGCCCGTCGTCTACCTGGTGGACTCCGCCGGTGGTCGGCTCACCGACCAGCTCGGGTTCTTCTCCGGCCGTCGTGGCGCCGCGGCGATCTTCAACCTGCAGGTGAAGCTGTCCGGCCGGGTGCCGCAGATCTGTTGCCTGCACGGACCGTCCGCGGCCGGCGGCGCGTACATGCCCGCCTTCACCGACTGGGTGGGCATGGTCGCCGGCCATGCCTCGATGTACCTCGCCTCCCCACGGATCGCCGAGAAGGTCACCGGCGAGCGGACCACGTTGGAGGAGATGGGCGGCGCGGTCATGCACGCGACCGTGTCCGGCTGCGGTGACGAGGTGTTCGACTCCGACTGGCAGGTGATCGCCGCCGCCCGGCTGCTGCTCTCGTACCTGCCGGACAGCTGGCAGTCCACGCCGCCCACCATGCCCGGTGCCGCGCCGGAGCTGGAGAGCTGGCCGGACGGGCTGGTCCCGCTCGACCCCAACACCGCGTACGACGTGCGCGAGGTGATCCTGCGGCTGGTCGACGCGGGCAGCTTCTTCGAGGTCAAGTCGACGTGGGCGACCGAGCTGGTCACCGGGTTCGGCCGACTGGACGGGCAGGTCGTCGGCATGATCGCCAACCAGCCGTCCGTACGCAGCGGCGCCATCTTCGTGGACTCGGCCGACAAGGCGGCCAGGTTCATCTCCCTGTGCGACGCGTTCAACGTCCCTCTGGTGTTCCTGCAGGACGTGCCGGGCTTCATGGTCGGCGTGGCCGTGGAACGGCAGGGCATCATCAGGCACGGCGCGAAGATGATCACTGCGATGGCGAGCGCCGAGGTGCCCAAGTTCACCGTCGTGCTGCGCAAGGCGTACGCGGCCGGGTTCTACGCGATGTGCGCGCCCGGGTTCGAGCCGCGGGTGACGATCGCACTGCCCACGGCGACCATCGGCACCATGTCACCGGAAGCGTCGACCAACGCGGTGTACGCGAACAAGATCGCGGCCATCGAGGACCCGGCCGAGCGGGAGGCGTTCGTCAGCGCACGGGTGGCCGAGCAGGCCGGCGACTTCTCGCTGGCCAGGATGGGCAGCGAGCTGGTGGTGGATGCCGTCGTGCAGCCGGGCGAGCTGCGCGAGGAGCTGCTCAGCCGGTTGCGCGCCGCGTCCGGCTGGCAGCGTTCCGGCCGTCGCCGGCACCATGCGGTGAGCCCGGTATGA
- a CDS encoding dehydratase: MITDYFDALSVGDTHLSRARTITETDLVTFAMFTGDWHPAHTDVTYAETDPVFGGRVAHGALVLSVALGLVTFWPEAMKAFYGIDRLRFVTPTRIGDTLRVRTEVTEKTRRDDDTGVVTSAFTVLNQRDETVLAASLKTLVARRTGGQS, translated from the coding sequence ATGATCACGGACTACTTCGACGCGCTCTCGGTGGGCGACACACACCTGAGCCGGGCACGCACCATCACCGAGACGGACCTCGTCACGTTCGCGATGTTCACCGGTGACTGGCATCCCGCGCACACCGACGTCACGTACGCCGAGACCGACCCGGTGTTCGGCGGCCGGGTGGCGCACGGCGCGCTCGTGCTGTCGGTGGCGCTCGGGCTGGTCACGTTCTGGCCGGAGGCGATGAAGGCGTTCTACGGCATCGACCGGCTGCGGTTCGTCACCCCCACCAGGATCGGCGACACCCTGCGCGTGCGCACCGAGGTCACCGAGAAGACCCGGCGAGACGACGACACCGGCGTGGTCACGTCCGCATTCACCGTGCTGAACCAGCGCGACGAGACGGTGCTCGCCGCCAGCCTGAAGACGCTGGTGGCAAGACGTACGGGAGGGCAGTCATGA
- a CDS encoding MaoC family dehydratase, which yields MSIDPGRPVSGRWFEELTVGTVVRHATRRTVTETDNVLFTTMTMNPAPMHLDAEYAARTEFGKPLVNSMFTVALVVGLSVPELTLGTIVAQLGLTDVRFPAPVFTGDTVRVESEVVDARPSKSRAEAGVVVFEHRAHNQDDVLVCECRRTGLMYRKPREAPA from the coding sequence ATGAGCATCGACCCGGGGCGTCCGGTGTCCGGCAGGTGGTTCGAGGAGCTCACCGTGGGCACCGTGGTACGGCACGCCACCCGGCGTACGGTCACCGAGACCGACAACGTGCTGTTCACCACGATGACGATGAATCCGGCGCCGATGCACCTGGACGCCGAGTACGCGGCGCGCACCGAGTTCGGCAAGCCGTTGGTGAACAGCATGTTCACCGTGGCGCTGGTGGTCGGGTTGTCCGTGCCCGAGCTCACCCTGGGCACCATCGTCGCCCAGCTCGGCCTGACCGACGTGCGGTTCCCCGCGCCGGTGTTCACCGGAGACACCGTGCGGGTGGAGAGCGAGGTCGTCGACGCGCGACCGTCGAAGTCGCGCGCCGAGGCGGGCGTCGTGGTGTTCGAGCATCGCGCGCACAACCAGGATGACGTGCTGGTGTGCGAGTGCCGCCGCACCGGGCTGATGTACCGAAAGCCGCGGGAGGCGCCGGCATGA
- a CDS encoding MFS transporter, which yields MTRRSSTQLTTTAPPMRRVAVSVVVGTTVEWYDFILYGSAAALVLGPLYFPSADPVASTLLAFSTFAVGFVARPLGGIVLGHFGDRLGRKKMLVLSLSMMGVATFLMGLLPTYASIGVAAPLILVLLRLVQGFGVGGEWGGAVLTAVEYASPRRRGFYGSLPQIGVPAGLFLATGGFFLVAQMPEEAFLSWGWRIPFLASIVLVAIGMVVRFTLAETPVFEQVTRVRQAARVPLAEALRTYPKQIVLATSSMISTGAYFYVVNTYALSYAASAEVVSRNTMLVAVLLSALVAVAALPYFGALAQRRGRRPMILIGLAAMSVWIFPTFLAIDSGSVPLILLAYVVGAVLFSVSYGPQATFITELFDARVRFSASSMSFQLGVLLGGAVAPLVAASLIAATGTSMSVAGYVCVVSAVSLVSVLLVSRRDLATGSRDMDAAAREEVTAE from the coding sequence ATGACGAGACGTTCGAGTACCCAGCTCACCACCACCGCCCCGCCGATGCGGCGGGTTGCCGTCTCCGTCGTGGTCGGCACCACCGTCGAGTGGTACGACTTCATCCTGTACGGGTCGGCGGCCGCTCTCGTCCTCGGCCCGCTGTACTTCCCGAGCGCCGACCCGGTCGCCTCGACGCTGCTCGCGTTCAGCACGTTCGCGGTCGGGTTCGTCGCGCGCCCGCTGGGCGGAATCGTCCTCGGACACTTCGGCGACCGGTTGGGCCGCAAGAAGATGCTGGTGCTGTCGCTGTCGATGATGGGCGTGGCGACGTTCCTCATGGGCCTGCTGCCTACCTACGCCTCGATCGGCGTTGCGGCGCCGCTGATCCTCGTACTGCTGCGGCTGGTGCAGGGATTCGGAGTCGGTGGCGAGTGGGGCGGGGCAGTACTCACCGCCGTCGAGTACGCCAGCCCCCGGCGGCGTGGCTTCTACGGGAGCCTCCCGCAGATCGGGGTGCCGGCCGGGCTGTTCCTGGCCACCGGCGGGTTCTTCCTCGTCGCGCAGATGCCCGAGGAGGCGTTCCTGAGCTGGGGCTGGCGGATCCCGTTCCTGGCGAGCATCGTGCTGGTCGCCATCGGCATGGTGGTCCGCTTCACGCTCGCGGAGACGCCCGTGTTCGAGCAGGTCACGCGGGTCAGGCAGGCCGCGCGGGTGCCGTTGGCCGAGGCACTGCGCACGTACCCGAAGCAGATCGTCCTCGCCACCAGCTCGATGATCAGCACCGGCGCCTACTTCTATGTCGTCAACACCTACGCCCTGTCCTACGCCGCCTCGGCGGAGGTCGTGAGCCGCAACACCATGCTCGTCGCCGTCCTGCTCTCGGCGCTGGTCGCGGTGGCCGCGCTGCCGTACTTCGGTGCACTGGCCCAGCGGCGCGGGCGCCGGCCCATGATTCTCATCGGGCTCGCCGCGATGAGCGTGTGGATCTTCCCGACGTTCCTCGCCATCGACAGCGGCAGTGTTCCGCTGATCCTGCTCGCCTACGTCGTCGGGGCGGTCCTGTTCAGCGTCTCCTACGGACCACAGGCGACCTTCATCACCGAGCTCTTCGACGCCCGCGTGCGGTTCAGCGCCTCGTCCATGTCGTTCCAGCTCGGCGTGCTGCTCGGCGGGGCCGTGGCCCCGCTCGTGGCGGCGTCGCTGATCGCCGCCACCGGCACGTCGATGTCCGTTGCCGGGTACGTCTGTGTGGTGTCTGCGGTATCGCTGGTCAGCGTCCTTCTGGTGAGCCGGCGTGACCTCGCCACCGGCAGCCGCGACATGGACGCCGCCGCCCGCGAGGAGGTGACCGCGGAATGA
- a CDS encoding enoyl-CoA hydratase/isomerase family protein has translation MSSADEESARGAVLVEIDGSVGRVTINRPEARNALSPSVVAGLDAAIDVALEAGCGVVVLRGVDGTLSAGADLKHLLAVVDEPEALRCYITSIGATLDRLEAAPFVSVCVVDGYAVAGGCEILVACDLAVVSETSTIGDRHLEYGLVPGAGGSVRLTRALPPMQARRLLYTGEMIDGRTAARLGLVSHAVPAADVDATVDALVARLDRHGPDALALMKRLHANARAVEPARAVTEERDALLDHLGSATAREGLAAFAEGRGPDFRPTAPAAVAP, from the coding sequence TTGTCATCCGCCGATGAGGAATCGGCGCGCGGCGCCGTCTTGGTGGAGATCGACGGGTCGGTCGGTCGGGTCACGATCAACAGACCGGAAGCCAGGAACGCGCTGAGCCCGTCCGTGGTCGCCGGTCTCGACGCCGCCATCGACGTCGCGCTCGAGGCCGGGTGCGGCGTCGTGGTGTTGCGCGGCGTGGACGGGACACTGTCCGCCGGCGCCGACCTGAAGCACCTTCTCGCCGTGGTGGACGAACCGGAGGCGCTGCGCTGCTACATCACGTCCATCGGCGCCACCCTGGACCGGCTCGAGGCGGCGCCGTTCGTCTCGGTGTGCGTGGTGGACGGGTACGCCGTGGCGGGCGGCTGCGAGATCCTGGTGGCCTGCGACCTCGCCGTGGTCAGCGAGACGTCGACGATCGGTGACCGGCATCTCGAGTACGGGCTGGTGCCCGGCGCGGGTGGTTCGGTACGACTGACCCGTGCGCTGCCCCCGATGCAGGCGCGCCGCCTGCTGTACACCGGCGAGATGATCGACGGCCGTACCGCGGCACGGCTCGGGCTGGTCAGCCACGCGGTCCCCGCTGCGGACGTGGACGCCACAGTCGACGCGCTCGTCGCCCGGCTGGATAGGCACGGCCCGGACGCTCTGGCACTCATGAAACGCCTGCACGCCAACGCTCGCGCCGTCGAACCGGCGCGGGCGGTCACCGAGGAACGGGACGCGCTGCTCGACCACCTGGGCAGCGCGACCGCACGAGAGGGGTTGGCCGCGTTCGCCGAGGGACGTGGCCCGGACTTCCGGCCCACCGCACCGGCCGCGGTCGCACCATGA